DNA sequence from the Pseudoduganella plicata genome:
CGCGGTCGGCGCGCAGTTGCAGTTCGGGTTGGGGGTTGCGCGCTGCGGCGCCTTGCAGGCGCGCGGCCAGTTCGTCCGCTTGCAGCGCCTCGTTGTCCCAGTAGACGGTACCTGCGGCATCGATCGACACGGTGACGGTCGCCGCGCCCTGGGCGGTCGCCGCCGCTTTTGCCTTCGGCAGATCCAGGCTGACGGCATTGGTAAACATCGGTGCCGACAGAATGAAGATCACCAGCAGCACCAGCATCACGTCCACCATCGGCGTGACGTTGATGTCGGCCATTGCGTCCTTCTGGCGGTGATGGTTGAACGCGCCGAATGCCATGGTGGGCCTCAGGTTTTCGTCAGGTAGGCGTGCAGGTCGTGCGCGAACGCGTCGAGCTCGGAGATCGTCAGCCGGTTGACGCGGTTGAAACCGTTATAGGCCAGCACCGCGGGAATGGCGACCGTCAGGCCGACGCCCGTCATGATCAGCGCTTCGCCCACCGGGCCGGCGATGCGGTCGATCTGCACGGGGCCGGACGACGACACGGCCGCCAGCGCATGGTAGATGCCCCAGACGGTGCCGAGCAGGCCGACGAAGGGGGCGGTGGAGGCAATCGATGCCAGCAAGGTCAGGCCGCTTTCGAGGCGCACGGTAGAACGGTGGATCGCAT
Encoded proteins:
- a CDS encoding ExbD/TolR family protein, whose translation is MAFGAFNHHRQKDAMADINVTPMVDVMLVLLVIFILSAPMFTNAVSLDLPKAKAAATAQGAATVTVSIDAAGTVYWDNEALQADELAARLQGAAARNPQPELQLRADRATRYEAVAQFMAAAQGQGLTKLVFVTDPKEPK